In Callospermophilus lateralis isolate mCalLat2 unplaced genomic scaffold, mCalLat2.hap1 Scaffold_93, whole genome shotgun sequence, one DNA window encodes the following:
- the LOC143641273 gene encoding oligoribonuclease, mitochondrial-like, with protein MLGGSLGSRLLRGVGGSHRQFGSRGVREGGAAMAAGESMAQRMVWVDLEMTGLDIEKDQIIEMACLITDSDLNILAEGPNLIIKQPDELLDSMSDWCKEHHGKSVANALWIVKYYSSQSFG; from the exons ATGCTAGGCGGCTCCCTGGGCTCCAGGCTTTTGCGGGGTGTGGGTGGGAGTCACCGGCAGTTCGGGTCGCGAGGTGTCCGCGAAGGTGGCGCAGCCATGGCGGCAGGGGAGAGCATGGCACAGCGAATGGTCTGGGTGGACCTGGAGATGACAGGATTGGACATTGAAAAGGACCAGATTATTGAGATGGCCTGTCTGATAACAGACTCTGATCTTAACATTTTGGCTGAAGGTCCTAACCTGATTATAAAACAGCCAGATGAGTTGCTGGACAGCATGTCAGATTGGTGTAAGGAGCACCATGGGAAG TCTGTCGCGAACGCATTGTGGATTGTCAAGTATTACTCAAGTCAGTCTTTTGGATGA